A single genomic interval of Zingiber officinale cultivar Zhangliang chromosome 4A, Zo_v1.1, whole genome shotgun sequence harbors:
- the LOC121969590 gene encoding OVARIAN TUMOR DOMAIN-containing deubiquitinating enzyme 12-like — MIMYEQDSEIHRWGLDFLNCDLFSVTPYCGVNTQHDPDFYDNNYVGHTEIGTECTTVEYDEIMAHALQEELSQLAVAEASGSTHAEDECLQVSGLTQDWFRPYTKNYISGNESNHDDEEDIEPTSSCSSPGENSNEEEQWTLELTDEYLEIDGEVGKRLNQMISIPHVPRINGEIPSVDEATSDHQRLIDRLQMYDLVELKVQGDGNCQFRALSDQFYRSPEHHKFVRQQVINQLKSHPEYYEGYVPMEYCDYLKKLSKSGEWGDHVTLQAAADWYGVKIFVITSFKDTCYIEILPNTQKSKRVIFLSFWAEVHYNSIYPEGDLPPSDSDIKKKKRWWQFRNKH; from the exons ATGATTATGTACGAGCAAGATTCTGAAATTCATCGCTGGGGTCTCGATTTTCTTAATTGTGACCTGTTTTCTGTTACTCCATACTGTGGAGTCAACACCCAACATGATCCTGATTTCTATGATAATAATTACGTTGGGCATACTGAGATTGGTACAGAATGTACGACTGTCGAGTATGATGAGATTATGGCACATGCTCTTCAGGAAGAACTTTCTCAACTTGCTGTTGCTGAAGCTTCAGGCTCTACTCATGCAGAAGATGAATGCTTGCAAGTATCAGGTCTTACACAAGATTGGTTTAGACCCTATACCAAAAATTACATTTCAG GGAATGAGAGTAATCATGATGATGAGGAGGATATAGAACCCACCAGCTCATGTTCTAGTCCTGGGGAGAACTCTAATGAAGAGGAGCAATGGACATTAGAATTAACGGATGAATACTTGGAGATTGATGGTGAAGTTGGTAAAAGGTTGAATCAAATGATCTCAATTCCT CATGTTCCTAGAATTAATGGCGAAATTCCGTCAGTTGATGAAGCCACATCGGATCATCAAAGGCTTATAGACAG GTTACAAATGTATGATTTGGTTGAGCTGAAGGTCCAAGGAGATGGAAACTGTCAG TTCCGAGCATTATCTGATCAATTCTATCGGTCACCAGAGCACCACAAATTTGTGAGGCAGCAAGTTATTAACCAG CTTAAATCTCACCCCGAATACTACGAAGGATATGTACCGATGGAGtattgtgactatcttaaaaagctGTCAAA AAGCGGGGAGTGGGGTGATCATGTCACTTTACAAGCTGCTGCAGATTGG TATGGGGTCAAAATTTTTGTAATAACATCATTTAAGGACACTTGCTACATAGAGATTCTTCCAAACACTCAGAAGTCCAAAAGAG TAATCTTCTTGAGCTTCTGGGCTGAGGTGCACTACAACTCGATATATCCCGAAGGGG ATCTCCCTCCCTCGGATTCagatataaaaaagaaaaaacgaTGGTGGCAGTTCAGGAATAAGCATTAG
- the LOC121973151 gene encoding transcription factor RAX2-like has product MGRAPCCDKANVKKGPWSPEEDRQLKEYIEKHGMGGNWIALPKKAGLRRCGKSCRLRWLNYLRPNIKHGDFSDEEDRIICSLFASIGSRWSIIASQLPGRTDNDIKNYWNTKLKKKLLGLPLPHRNNKQFHHQIKHQQQQAHVFPASCISSAVIAEQLDPGMSLPLSPSSLYLFNSASAAVDFNPSCVPRGPEHDSILSRSLIGFDQQSCCSSSDGNSYGLSDCFSQVLLGTTAAEKLMHGVRFNFDFEDVKPHYAYDLDRSFSNTYHQ; this is encoded by the exons ATGGGGAGAGCTCCTTGCTGTGACAAGGCCAATGTGAAGAAGGGCCCTTGGTCTCCAGAGGAAGACAGGCAGCTGAAGGAGTACATAGAGAAGCATGGCATGGGAGGAAACTGGATTGCTCTCCCAAAAAAAGCTG GGTTGAGGAGGTGTGGAAAGAGTTGCAGGCTGCGATGGCTCAACTACTTGAGGCCAAACATTAAGCATGGGGACTTCTCTGACGAGGAGGACAGAATCATTTGCAGCCTCTTCGCTAGTATCGGAAGCAG ATGGTCCATCATTGCCTCTCAGCTCCCGGGAAGAACAGACAATGACATCAAGAACTACTGGAACACCAAGCTGAAGAAGAAGCTACTTGGCCTTCCACTACCACACAGAAACAATAAGCAATTTCATCACCAAATCAAGCATCAGCAGCAGCAGGCACATGTTTTCCCTGCTTCATGTATATCATCTGCAGTAATTGCAGAGCAGCTGGATCCGGGCATGTCATTGCCACTGTCGCCCTCCTCTCTTTATCTCTTCAACTCTGCATCTGCTGCCGTGGATTTCAACCCTAGTTGTGTCCCTCGAGGACCAGAACATGACTCCATCCTCAGTCGCAGTCTCATCGGTTTTGATCAGCAGAGCTGCTGCAGCTCATCTGACGGCAACAGCTATGGCTTGAGTGATTGCTTCAGCCAAGTACTCTTGGGGACTACTGCCGCTGAGAAGCTGATGCATGGCGTCCGATTCAACTTTGACTTTGAGGATGTGAAACCTCATTATGCATATGATTTGGACCGGAGCTTCAGCAACACGTACCATCAGTGA